The proteins below are encoded in one region of Mycobacterium shinjukuense:
- a CDS encoding N-acetylmuramoyl-L-alanine amidase — protein MPSPRREDGDVLRCGDRSAAVTEIRAALAALGMLDHPDEDLTTGRHVAPDLFDEELDRAVRAFQQHRGLLVDGIVGEATYRALKEASYRLGARTLYHQFGAPLYGDDVATLQARLQDLGFYTGLVDGYFGLQTHNALMSYQREYGLAADGICGPETLRSLYFLSSRVSGGSPHAIREEELVRSSGPKLSGKRIIIDPGRGGADHGLITQGPDGPISEADVLWDLASRLEGRMTAIGMETFLSRPTNRSPSDAERAATANAVGADLMISLRCETHRNPAANGVASFHFGNSHGSVSTIGRNLADFIQREVVARTGLRDCRVHGRTWDLLRLTRMPTVQVDVGYLSNPHDRRMLISTQTRDAIAEGILAAVKRLYLLGKNDRPTGTFTFAELLAHELSVERSRLGGS, from the coding sequence ATGCCGAGTCCGCGCCGCGAAGACGGCGACGTGCTGCGCTGCGGTGATCGCAGCGCCGCTGTTACCGAGATCCGAGCTGCGCTGGCCGCACTGGGGATGCTGGACCATCCCGACGAAGACCTGACCACCGGCCGGCACGTCGCACCCGATTTGTTCGACGAAGAGCTCGACCGCGCGGTGCGTGCCTTCCAACAACATCGTGGACTGCTGGTGGACGGCATCGTCGGCGAGGCCACCTATCGCGCGCTCAAGGAGGCCTCCTATCGGCTGGGCGCGCGCACGCTGTACCACCAATTCGGTGCCCCGCTCTATGGCGATGACGTCGCCACCTTGCAAGCCCGCCTGCAAGACCTCGGTTTCTACACCGGTCTGGTCGATGGATATTTCGGACTGCAAACCCACAACGCGCTCATGTCATACCAACGCGAGTACGGACTGGCTGCCGACGGCATTTGCGGCCCAGAAACGTTGCGCTCCTTGTACTTTCTTAGTTCGCGTGTCAGTGGCGGTTCGCCACACGCGATTCGCGAGGAAGAACTGGTCCGCAGCTCCGGCCCGAAACTTTCAGGCAAGCGAATCATCATCGACCCCGGCCGTGGCGGTGCCGACCACGGTCTGATCACCCAAGGTCCGGACGGTCCTATCAGCGAAGCAGACGTGTTGTGGGACTTGGCAAGTCGACTCGAAGGACGGATGACGGCCATCGGCATGGAGACGTTCCTGTCGCGGCCAACAAATCGCAGCCCGTCGGACGCTGAACGGGCCGCCACCGCCAATGCTGTTGGCGCAGACCTCATGATCAGCCTGCGATGCGAAACTCACCGCAACCCAGCGGCTAACGGGGTGGCCTCCTTTCACTTTGGCAATTCACATGGTTCGGTCTCCACCATCGGCCGCAACCTGGCTGATTTCATTCAACGAGAAGTAGTGGCGCGCACCGGTTTACGAGATTGCCGTGTGCATGGCCGAACCTGGGATCTGCTGCGACTGACGAGGATGCCGACGGTTCAAGTCGATGTCGGCTACCTCAGCAATCCACATGACCGCAGGATGCTGATCTCGACGCAGACCCGCGACGCCATCGCCGAGGGTATCCTCGCCGCGGTCAAACGACTGTACCTGTTGGGCAAGAACGACCGGCCCACTGGTACGTTCACGTTCGCCGAGTTGTTGGCCCACGAATTGTCCGTCGAGCGCAGCAGGCTCGGCGGTTCGTAG
- the trxA gene encoding thioredoxin — protein sequence MTEAEKSGATIEVSDASFATDVLSSNRPVLVDFWATWCGPCKMVAPVLDEIAAERSGSLTVAKLDVDANPQTAREFQVVSIPTLILFKDGQPVKRIVGAKGKAALLRELSDVVPNLA from the coding sequence ATGACCGAAGCCGAAAAGTCCGGCGCCACAATCGAAGTTTCCGACGCCTCCTTCGCCACCGATGTCCTATCCAGCAACAGGCCTGTGCTGGTTGACTTTTGGGCAACCTGGTGTGGGCCGTGCAAGATGGTGGCGCCGGTCCTCGACGAGATCGCGGCCGAACGGTCGGGCAGCCTCACCGTCGCCAAGCTGGATGTGGACGCCAACCCGCAGACCGCGCGCGAATTCCAGGTCGTCTCGATCCCCACGCTGATCCTGTTCAAGGACGGCCAGCCCGTGAAGCGGATCGTCGGCGCCAAGGGTAAGGCGGCGTTGCTGCGCGAGCTCTCCGACGTGGTTCCCAACCTCGCCTAG
- a CDS encoding ParA family protein, with protein sequence MAGVAHNPTVNVSRETSAEIDTPIGAAAERAMRVLHTTHDPLPRPRQRRLFTVANQKGGVGKTTTAVNLAAALAVQGLKALVVDLDPQGNASTALGITDRPSGTPSSYEVLLGEVSLRAALRRSPHSERLFCVPATIDLAGAEIELVSMVARENRLRTALAELDNFDFDYVFVDCPPSLGLLTINALVAAPEVMIPIQCEYYALEGVSQLMRNIEMVRAHLNPQLEVTTVILTMYDGRTKLADQVAEEVRRYFGGKVLRTVIPRSVKVSEAPGYSMTIIDYDPGSRGAMSYLDASRELAQRDRPPAGKGRP encoded by the coding sequence ATGGCCGGCGTGGCGCACAATCCGACGGTGAATGTTTCACGTGAAACATCGGCCGAAATCGACACTCCGATCGGTGCGGCCGCGGAACGTGCCATGCGGGTCCTGCACACCACCCACGATCCGTTGCCGCGGCCCCGCCAACGACGGCTGTTCACCGTGGCGAACCAGAAGGGCGGCGTGGGGAAGACCACCACCGCCGTCAATCTTGCCGCCGCGCTCGCCGTGCAAGGCCTCAAGGCGCTCGTCGTCGATCTCGATCCCCAAGGCAACGCCAGCACCGCGCTGGGCATCACCGATCGGCCGTCCGGCACGCCCTCTTCCTACGAGGTACTCCTCGGCGAGGTCTCGTTGCGGGCGGCGCTGCGGCGCAGTCCGCACAGCGAGCGGCTGTTCTGCGTGCCGGCCACCATCGATTTGGCCGGCGCCGAGATCGAATTGGTGAGCATGGTGGCGCGCGAAAACCGGTTGCGCACCGCCCTGGCCGAATTGGACAACTTCGACTTCGACTACGTCTTTGTCGACTGCCCGCCGTCGCTGGGTCTGCTGACGATCAACGCGCTCGTCGCGGCCCCGGAAGTGATGATTCCGATCCAGTGCGAGTATTACGCCCTCGAGGGCGTGTCGCAGCTGATGCGCAATATCGAGATGGTGCGGGCTCACCTCAACCCGCAACTCGAGGTAACAACCGTCATCCTCACCATGTACGACGGCCGCACCAAGCTCGCCGACCAGGTGGCCGAGGAGGTGCGCCGATATTTCGGCGGCAAGGTGCTGCGCACGGTGATCCCCCGCAGCGTCAAGGTTTCCGAAGCGCCGGGCTACAGCATGACGATCATCGATTACGATCCCGGTTCGCGCGGGGCGATGAGTTATCTCGACGCCAGCCGTGAACTGGCGCAGCGCGATCGACCACCAGCCGGGAAGGGACGACCATGA
- a CDS encoding acetyltransferase codes for MSARITALRLEAFEQLPKHARRCVFWEVDPATLGKDDHLADPEFEKEAWLSMVMLEWGSCGQVATALPDDRGHSEPPCVGYVLYAPPRAVPRAHRFPTAPVSADAVLLTSMGVERGQAPDDLPHSLIARVIDELVRRGVRALEAFGRTPAAAGLQDPATADTDVRPVLEALGDCSVEHCVIDADFLTDEGFVVVAPHKYFPRLRLELDKGLGWKAEVEAALERLLENAQLQQPVGAASTAANTLQSREPQG; via the coding sequence GTGTCAGCTCGTATCACCGCGCTGCGGCTGGAGGCTTTCGAGCAGCTTCCCAAGCATGCGCGGCGCTGTGTGTTCTGGGAGGTCGACCCGGCGACCCTGGGCAAGGATGACCACCTGGCCGACCCGGAATTCGAAAAAGAAGCCTGGCTGTCGATGGTGATGCTGGAGTGGGGCTCATGCGGTCAGGTGGCGACCGCGCTTCCCGACGACCGCGGCCACAGCGAACCGCCCTGCGTGGGGTATGTGCTTTACGCGCCGCCGCGCGCGGTCCCCCGGGCCCATCGCTTTCCCACCGCCCCGGTGTCCGCCGATGCCGTGCTGTTGACATCGATGGGTGTCGAGCGCGGACAAGCGCCCGACGACCTGCCGCATAGCCTGATCGCTCGGGTGATCGACGAACTGGTGCGGCGCGGCGTGCGGGCGTTGGAGGCCTTCGGCCGCACGCCGGCAGCCGCCGGCCTACAGGATCCGGCCACGGCGGACACCGACGTGCGGCCGGTGCTGGAGGCTCTGGGCGATTGTTCCGTGGAGCACTGCGTCATCGACGCCGACTTCTTGACGGACGAGGGGTTTGTCGTGGTGGCACCGCATAAGTATTTCCCGCGGCTGCGCCTCGAATTGGACAAAGGGCTGGGCTGGAAGGCCGAGGTCGAGGCCGCCCTGGAACGCCTGCTGGAGAATGCGCAGCTGCAGCAGCCGGTGGGGGCGGCTTCGACGGCCGCCAACACGTTGCAGTCGCGGGAGCCCCAGGGCTAG
- a CDS encoding anti-sigma factor — MGAAENRADGGPPLTVELLAELQAGLLDDEAAARVRRQIRADPEAAGMLRALHQVRRDVAAVGADPTSAPEVPADVTAGVLAALRSAAPGRSPSAAHAVRPRPRVLRVIAGVAGLSAAAAAIGLGTTALLHAPPPAPTAPPTAQHITVSTPAPAIPLSQADILALLDRAPDYGPLADPSRRASCLSGLGYPASTRVLGARPIEINARPGVLLVVPGDAPDSVTVFAVAPNCSAADTGLLASTTVARS, encoded by the coding sequence ATGGGTGCAGCCGAAAACCGGGCCGACGGAGGCCCGCCGCTCACCGTCGAGCTGCTGGCCGAGCTGCAGGCCGGCCTGCTGGACGACGAAGCCGCCGCGCGTGTCCGCCGACAAATCCGCGCCGACCCGGAGGCCGCCGGGATGCTGCGGGCATTGCACCAGGTGCGCCGCGACGTCGCCGCGGTGGGCGCCGATCCGACGTCGGCCCCGGAGGTTCCCGCCGATGTCACCGCCGGGGTGCTGGCGGCGCTGCGTTCTGCGGCTCCCGGGCGCTCACCCAGCGCCGCTCATGCGGTGCGGCCGCGCCCGCGAGTTCTCCGGGTCATTGCCGGCGTCGCCGGATTGTCCGCGGCGGCCGCGGCGATCGGCCTGGGGACCACAGCACTTCTCCATGCGCCGCCTCCCGCACCGACCGCACCCCCCACCGCGCAGCACATCACCGTGTCGACACCGGCCCCGGCGATACCGCTCTCGCAGGCCGACATCCTCGCGCTGCTCGACCGCGCACCCGACTACGGCCCCCTCGCCGACCCGTCACGGCGTGCCTCCTGCCTCAGCGGTCTCGGCTATCCGGCGTCCACCCGGGTGCTGGGCGCGCGGCCGATCGAGATCAACGCCCGTCCCGGTGTGCTGCTGGTGGTGCCCGGTGACGCGCCCGATTCCGTGACGGTGTTTGCGGTCGCCCCGAATTGCAGCGCGGCCGATACCGGGCTGTTGGCCAGCACCACGGTCGCCCGCTCGTAA
- a CDS encoding lipid II flippase MurJ: protein MKPAARRVPTVPQRHAQLRARPPSGAPGPVPAPGLPPPPGPHRRPELSDAALVSRSWAMAFATLISRITGFARIVLLAAILGAALASSFSVANQLPNLVAALVLEATFTAIFVPVLARAERDDPDQGTAFVRRLVTLTTTLLLAATALSVLAAPLLVRLMLGRTPQVNEPLTTAFAYLLLPQVLAYGLSSVFMAILNTRNVFGPPAWAPVVNNLVAIATLGVYLGVPGELSVDPVAMGNTKLLVLGVGTTAGVFAQAAVLLVALRRHHVSLRPLWGIDERLKRFGAMAAAMVLYVLISQLGLVVGNQIASTAAASGPAIYNYTWLVLMLPFGMIGVTVLTVVMPRLSRNAAADDVPGVLADLSLATRLTMITLIPTVAFMTVGGSAIGAALFAYGNFGAVDAGYLGAAIALSAFTLIPYALVLLQLRVFYARQQPWTPILIIVVITSVKIAGSVLAPHVTADRELVAGYLGLANGLGFLAGALVGYYLLRRALRPGGGQLIGLGEVRTILVTVAASLLAGLLAYLPDRLLGLRELTAQGGGAGSVLRLLVLAMIMVPILAAVMLGAQVPEAHAALGAIRGRARRLACRHATVPNGSSRPRPVTYPEQRNSAVPPRTAVQQPIRRTTPIPRAGKAKGLEVSDRPSDSASANYASGTEPVADHFPPDIPVSGGSDLSSPRRADQLNGDPADARGPSPFDAARERGPESAVARDDVSLVPGAHVANGRYRLLICHGGTALLRFWQALDTALDRQVALTFVDPEGALPDHMLQEILARTLRLSRIDKAGIARVLDVVHTGAGGLVVAEWIRGGSLREVADTSPSPVGAIRAMQSLAAAADAAHRAGVALSIDHPSRVRVSIDGDVVLAFPATMPDASPQDDIRGIGASLYALLVNRWPLPESGMRSGLAPAERDALGHPVEPAVVDRDIPFQISAVAARSVHEDGGIRSASTLLNLLQQATAVADRTELLGPIDETPPPAPPEPSVRGAGPLGNRRRNLIIGIAAAAAVIVVAMLVLASVLNRLFDLGNGLNGEQLGLNTATSSASESPANSVPSGSVVKPTKATVFSPEGEADNPGQAGLAIDGDPTTAWQTDTYTDAVPFPGFKNGVGLMLQLPKPTVIGAVTIDISSTGTNVELRSSPTPAPAKLGDTTVLTPATTLKPGHNTVAVTTASPTSNLLVWITTLGTTDGKSRADISEITIHAAA, encoded by the coding sequence ATGAAACCCGCCGCTCGGCGGGTGCCAACGGTGCCGCAGCGACACGCGCAGCTGCGGGCACGCCCGCCTTCGGGGGCGCCCGGTCCGGTGCCAGCGCCGGGCCTTCCGCCCCCGCCGGGGCCGCACCGACGGCCCGAGCTGTCCGACGCCGCGCTGGTGTCGCGGTCGTGGGCGATGGCGTTCGCCACCCTGATCAGCCGGATCACCGGTTTTGCCCGAATCGTACTGCTGGCCGCGATTTTGGGCGCCGCGCTCGCCAGCTCGTTCTCGGTGGCCAACCAACTGCCGAACCTGGTCGCCGCGCTGGTGCTGGAGGCGACGTTCACCGCGATCTTCGTGCCGGTGCTGGCCCGCGCCGAACGGGACGACCCGGATCAGGGCACGGCGTTCGTGCGCCGGCTGGTGACGTTGACCACCACCCTGCTGTTGGCCGCCACGGCACTGTCGGTGCTGGCCGCGCCGCTGCTGGTGCGGTTGATGCTGGGCCGCACCCCGCAAGTCAACGAGCCGCTGACCACGGCGTTCGCCTACCTGTTGCTGCCCCAGGTGCTCGCCTACGGGTTGTCCTCGGTGTTCATGGCGATCCTGAACACCCGCAACGTGTTCGGGCCACCGGCATGGGCGCCCGTCGTCAACAACCTGGTCGCGATCGCGACCCTGGGCGTGTATCTCGGTGTGCCCGGCGAGCTGTCGGTCGATCCCGTTGCGATGGGCAACACCAAGCTGCTGGTCCTCGGCGTCGGCACCACCGCAGGCGTGTTCGCGCAGGCCGCGGTGCTGCTGGTGGCGCTCCGGCGCCACCACGTCAGCCTGCGTCCGCTGTGGGGAATCGACGAGCGGCTCAAGCGCTTTGGCGCGATGGCCGCAGCGATGGTGCTCTACGTGCTGATCAGCCAGCTCGGCCTGGTGGTTGGCAACCAGATCGCCAGCACGGCCGCGGCCTCCGGCCCGGCCATCTACAACTACACCTGGCTGGTGCTGATGCTGCCGTTCGGCATGATCGGCGTGACGGTGCTGACGGTGGTGATGCCGCGGCTGAGCCGCAACGCCGCCGCCGATGACGTCCCGGGCGTGCTGGCCGACCTGTCGTTGGCCACCCGGCTGACCATGATCACGCTGATCCCGACGGTGGCGTTCATGACGGTCGGCGGCTCGGCGATCGGCGCCGCGCTGTTCGCCTACGGCAATTTCGGTGCCGTCGACGCCGGGTATCTGGGCGCCGCGATCGCGTTGTCGGCGTTCACGCTGATCCCCTACGCGCTGGTGCTGTTGCAGCTGCGGGTGTTCTATGCCCGGCAGCAACCGTGGACTCCGATCCTGATCATCGTCGTCATCACCAGCGTCAAGATCGCCGGCTCGGTGTTGGCGCCGCATGTCACCGCGGACCGCGAACTGGTCGCCGGATATCTGGGGCTGGCCAACGGCCTGGGCTTCCTGGCCGGCGCGCTCGTCGGGTACTACCTGCTGCGGCGCGCCCTGCGGCCCGGCGGCGGCCAGTTGATCGGCCTCGGCGAGGTGCGCACCATCCTGGTGACGGTGGCGGCGTCCTTGCTGGCCGGCCTGCTCGCCTACCTGCCCGATCGGCTGCTGGGGTTGCGTGAGCTGACCGCCCAGGGTGGTGGCGCGGGGTCGGTGCTGCGGCTGCTGGTGTTGGCGATGATCATGGTGCCGATCCTGGCCGCCGTCATGCTCGGGGCACAGGTCCCCGAGGCGCACGCGGCGCTGGGTGCCATCCGGGGCCGCGCCCGGCGCTTGGCGTGTCGCCACGCGACCGTGCCCAACGGATCGTCTCGGCCTCGCCCGGTCACGTACCCTGAGCAGAGAAATTCTGCCGTGCCGCCTCGAACCGCGGTGCAGCAGCCGATCCGGCGCACAACCCCGATACCCAGGGCCGGAAAAGCGAAAGGACTGGAGGTGAGCGACCGCCCATCGGATAGCGCCTCGGCCAATTACGCATCAGGCACCGAGCCGGTTGCCGACCACTTCCCGCCAGACATTCCGGTCAGCGGTGGATCCGATCTCTCTTCGCCACGCCGCGCCGACCAGCTCAACGGTGATCCGGCCGATGCCCGCGGCCCGAGTCCGTTCGACGCCGCCCGTGAGCGCGGTCCGGAATCGGCGGTGGCCCGCGACGATGTCTCCCTGGTTCCCGGTGCTCACGTCGCCAACGGCCGCTACCGCCTGCTGATCTGCCACGGTGGCACAGCGCTGTTGCGGTTCTGGCAGGCGCTGGACACCGCGTTGGACCGGCAGGTCGCGCTGACCTTTGTCGACCCCGAGGGCGCGCTGCCCGACCACATGCTGCAGGAGATCCTGGCCCGCACGTTGCGGCTCAGCAGGATCGACAAGGCGGGCATCGCCCGGGTACTCGATGTCGTGCACACCGGTGCCGGCGGTCTGGTGGTCGCCGAGTGGATCCGCGGCGGCTCGCTGCGGGAGGTTGCCGACACCTCGCCGTCGCCGGTGGGCGCCATCCGCGCGATGCAGTCGCTGGCAGCGGCCGCCGACGCGGCCCACCGGGCGGGTGTCGCCCTGTCGATCGACCACCCCAGCCGGGTGCGTGTCAGCATCGACGGCGACGTGGTGCTGGCCTTCCCCGCGACCATGCCCGACGCCAGTCCGCAGGACGATATCCGCGGGATCGGCGCCTCGCTGTATGCCCTGCTGGTGAACCGGTGGCCGCTACCGGAGTCCGGGATGCGCAGCGGATTGGCGCCCGCCGAGCGCGATGCCCTCGGTCATCCCGTTGAACCCGCCGTCGTCGACCGTGACATCCCCTTTCAGATCTCCGCGGTGGCGGCCCGGTCGGTGCACGAGGACGGCGGGATACGCAGTGCGTCGACGCTGTTGAACCTGCTGCAGCAGGCGACGGCGGTGGCCGACCGCACCGAGCTATTGGGGCCCATCGATGAGACGCCACCGCCGGCCCCACCCGAGCCATCCGTGCGCGGTGCCGGGCCCTTGGGCAACCGGCGCCGCAACCTGATCATCGGTATCGCCGCGGCCGCCGCTGTCATCGTGGTGGCGATGTTGGTGTTGGCGTCGGTGCTCAACCGGTTGTTCGACCTCGGCAACGGCCTCAACGGGGAGCAACTCGGTCTTAACACGGCGACCTCGTCGGCGTCCGAGTCTCCCGCCAACTCGGTGCCCTCCGGCAGCGTCGTCAAACCCACCAAGGCCACCGTCTTCTCCCCCGAGGGTGAGGCCGACAACCCTGGCCAGGCCGGGTTGGCCATCGACGGTGACCCCACCACCGCCTGGCAAACCGACACCTACACCGACGCGGTACCGTTCCCCGGCTTCAAAAACGGCGTCGGATTGATGTTGCAGCTACCCAAGCCCACGGTGATCGGCGCCGTCACGATCGACATTTCCAGCACCGGGACCAATGTGGAGCTTCGTTCCTCACCCACGCCGGCGCCGGCCAAGCTGGGGGACACCACCGTGTTGACACCGGCCACCACCCTCAAGCCCGGTCACAACACCGTTGCGGTTACCACCGCCTCACCGACGTCGAACCTGCTGGTGTGGATCACCACCCTGGGAACCACCGACGGCAAAAGCCGCGCCGACATCTCCGAAATCACGATCCACGCCGCAGCCTGA
- the trxB gene encoding thioredoxin-disulfide reductase, with the protein MTASSAQHTVHEVIVIGSGPAGYTAALYAARAQLAPLVFEGTSFGGALMTTTEVENYPGFRDGITGPELMDQMREQALRFGADLRMEDVESVSLQGPVKSVVTADGETYRARAVILAMGAAARYLQVPGEQELLGRGVSSCATCDGFFFRDQDIAVIGGGDSAMEEATFLTRFARSVTLVHRREEFRASKIMLDRARNNDKIRFLTNHVVVAVDGDTTVTGLRLRHTVTGAESTLPVTGVFVAIGHEPRSGLVRDAVDVDPDGYVLVQGRTTSTSVEGVFAAGDLVDRTYRQAVTAAGSGCAAAIDAERWLAEHPDMGATSGDADTTLIGAQR; encoded by the coding sequence ATGACCGCTTCGTCCGCTCAACACACCGTCCACGAGGTCATCGTCATCGGCTCCGGTCCGGCCGGGTACACCGCCGCACTGTACGCGGCCCGCGCGCAACTGGCGCCCCTGGTCTTCGAGGGCACCTCGTTCGGCGGCGCGCTGATGACCACCACCGAGGTGGAGAACTATCCCGGCTTTCGCGACGGCATCACCGGCCCGGAGTTGATGGACCAGATGCGTGAGCAGGCGCTGCGGTTCGGCGCGGACCTGCGGATGGAAGACGTCGAGTCGGTCTCGCTGCAGGGGCCGGTCAAATCGGTGGTCACCGCGGACGGGGAAACTTACCGGGCCCGCGCTGTCATCCTGGCGATGGGCGCGGCCGCTCGTTATCTGCAGGTACCCGGCGAACAGGAATTGCTCGGCCGCGGCGTCAGCTCGTGTGCCACCTGCGACGGTTTCTTCTTCCGCGATCAAGACATCGCCGTCATCGGCGGCGGTGACTCGGCGATGGAGGAAGCCACCTTCCTGACCCGGTTCGCCCGCAGCGTGACCCTGGTGCACCGGCGCGAGGAGTTCCGCGCCTCCAAGATCATGCTCGATCGGGCCCGCAACAACGACAAGATCCGGTTTTTGACCAATCACGTCGTGGTCGCGGTGGACGGGGACACCACGGTGACCGGTTTGCGGTTGCGCCACACCGTCACCGGGGCGGAATCCACGCTGCCGGTGACCGGTGTGTTCGTCGCGATCGGGCACGAGCCGCGGTCCGGTTTAGTGCGCGATGCCGTCGACGTCGACCCGGACGGTTACGTGTTGGTGCAAGGACGCACCACCAGTACCTCGGTCGAGGGCGTGTTCGCCGCCGGCGATTTGGTGGACCGTACCTACCGGCAGGCGGTCACCGCTGCCGGCAGTGGTTGCGCCGCAGCCATCGACGCCGAGCGCTGGCTAGCCGAGCACCCGGACATGGGCGCTACATCTGGAGACGCTGACACTACGTTGATTGGAGCACAGCGATGA
- a CDS encoding ParB/RepB/Spo0J family partition protein produces MTQPSRRKGGLGRGLASLIPTGPADGESGPPAFGPRMGAAAADVVIGGPLPDGAAIGAVYREIAPADIEANPRQPRQVFDGEALSELVHSIREFGLLQPIVVRAAPGSPRGARYQIVMGERRWRAAQEAGLATIPAIVREAGDDTMLRDALLENIHRVQLNPLEEAAAYQQLLDEFGVTHDELAARIGRSRPLITNMIRLLKLPIPVQRRVAAGVLSAGHARALLSLDAGPEAQEELASRIVAEGLSVRATEEAVTLANRAGGNPTRPAPPRRKPIQMPGLHEVAERLSNTFDTRVTVSVGKRKGKIVVEFGSVDDLQRIVGLMTTDKP; encoded by the coding sequence ATGACGCAGCCGTCACGCAGGAAGGGCGGCCTCGGTCGGGGATTGGCCTCACTGATCCCCACCGGCCCCGCCGACGGTGAATCCGGGCCGCCGGCCTTCGGACCACGGATGGGTGCCGCCGCCGCCGACGTGGTGATCGGCGGCCCGCTACCGGACGGCGCAGCCATCGGCGCGGTGTATCGCGAGATCGCACCGGCCGACATCGAAGCCAATCCTCGGCAGCCGCGGCAGGTGTTCGACGGGGAGGCGCTGTCGGAGCTGGTGCACTCCATCCGGGAATTCGGGCTCTTGCAACCGATCGTGGTGCGGGCGGCGCCGGGGTCCCCGCGCGGCGCTCGCTATCAGATCGTGATGGGGGAGCGGCGATGGCGGGCTGCCCAGGAGGCCGGCCTGGCCACCATCCCGGCGATCGTCCGCGAGGCCGGCGACGACACCATGTTGCGCGATGCGCTGCTGGAGAACATCCATCGGGTGCAGCTGAACCCCTTGGAGGAAGCCGCGGCATACCAGCAACTGCTCGACGAATTCGGGGTCACCCACGACGAGTTGGCCGCCCGCATCGGCCGCTCCCGGCCGCTGATCACCAACATGATCCGGTTGCTGAAATTGCCGATCCCGGTCCAGCGCCGGGTGGCCGCGGGGGTGCTGTCCGCCGGCCACGCGCGCGCATTGCTGTCTCTGGACGCCGGCCCGGAGGCACAGGAAGAACTGGCGAGCAGGATCGTCGCGGAGGGGCTGTCGGTGCGTGCCACCGAGGAAGCGGTCACGTTGGCCAATCGTGCCGGCGGGAACCCGACCAGGCCGGCGCCGCCGCGGCGCAAGCCAATCCAGATGCCCGGCCTGCATGAGGTCGCTGAACGCCTATCGAACACCTTCGACACCCGGGTGACCGTCAGCGTCGGCAAACGCAAGGGCAAGATCGTGGTGGAGTTCGGCTCGGTGGACGACTTGCAGCGCATCGTGGGCTTGATGACCACCGATAAGCCGTGA
- the sigM gene encoding RNA polymerase sigma factor SigM, whose amino-acid sequence MGFGGRNGCERSDADLLADHVAGDRYAFGHLFLRHHRQLHRLARLTSRTPEDADDALQEAMLSAHRNAASFRYDAAVSSWLHRIVVNACLDRLRRANAQPTAPLQDVYAVADRTAQVETAIVVHRALMRLPVEQRAAVVAVDMQGYSIADTATMLGVAEGTVKSRCARARARLAQLLGYLNANADTVG is encoded by the coding sequence GTGGGTTTCGGGGGACGCAACGGGTGTGAACGCAGCGACGCCGACCTGCTGGCCGATCACGTCGCCGGCGACCGCTACGCCTTCGGTCACCTGTTCCTGCGTCATCACCGCCAGCTACATCGGCTGGCACGGCTGACCAGCCGGACCCCCGAGGACGCCGACGATGCGCTGCAAGAGGCGATGCTGTCGGCGCACCGCAACGCCGCCTCGTTCCGCTATGACGCCGCGGTGAGCAGTTGGTTGCACCGCATCGTGGTCAACGCGTGCCTGGACCGGCTGCGCCGCGCCAACGCCCAGCCGACCGCTCCGCTGCAGGACGTGTATGCGGTGGCCGACCGCACGGCCCAGGTCGAGACCGCGATCGTGGTGCACCGGGCGCTGATGCGCCTTCCCGTGGAGCAACGGGCCGCGGTGGTCGCCGTCGACATGCAGGGTTATTCGATCGCCGACACCGCCACAATGCTGGGGGTGGCCGAGGGCACGGTGAAGAGCCGCTGCGCCCGCGCGCGGGCTCGCCTCGCGCAGCTGCTGGGCTACCTCAACGCGAACGCCGACACGGTCGGTTAG